The genome window TGCGTATATGCCGCCGCGTTGATGATGATGAAGTCTGTGCCGTCTTGCCGGGCCGCCTGAATGCGGTCAACCAGCGCGCCTTCGTGATTGCCTTGCCACGCTGTCAGCGTTGCGCCCAATTCACCTGCAAGCAGCTCAAGACGCTCATTGATCTGGGGCAGCGTCAAACTGCCGTAGATATGAGGTTCCCGGGTGCCGAGCAGATTCAGATTCGGGCCATGCAATACCAGTATGTTTTGCGCCATGCGCTTGCCAGTGAGTGGTTTGCCATTTGTTGGCAAAACAGCCGATAAACCAGCTTTTTACGCCAATTCCTACTATTTGTCCAACAGACTTACGCCTTCAAACCCGATAAAGTTTGATCCAGATCGCCGGGCTGAATTTCACCCAGTATCTTCCGGTTAATTCCGCCATCTGCATTGAAAACAATAGTAAAAGGCAGCCCGCCACTGGGATTACCCAGCTTGCGCAGGGTGTCAATCGCACCGGCGCCTATGACCCACAAGGGGTAGGAAACCTGTACTTTCTCGACAAATTTTTGCATATTCGCAGCGGAATCGACGCCGATGCCGACAAATCGAATATTCGGATATTTTTTCTGCAAGGCGTCGAGTTCAGGCATTTCCTTCACGCACGGCGCGCACCAGGTTGCCCAGAAATTGACCACCATGGGCTGACCTTTCCAGCCAGCCAGCGAGTGCGTCGCTCCGTTCAGATCCGGCAATTGCAATTGCATCAGCGCGGCGACCGGATCTCCGGCATCGGCAGGCGCTGCGGGCGTTTGCGTCTTGCGGCCCAGCAAGGTGTAGCCGCCAGCAACCGTGGCAGCAACAGCCACGCCGGCGGATAGAAGTAGGCGTCGATTCATGGCGCGATCATAACCGCTGCCGCCGATTTGCGCCGCAACGAGTGGCCTCGGCCGTCAAGCCCGCTATATATACAATGCAGGACAGGAGAGTTTTCAATGCACCTGCATATTCTTGGCATCTGCGGTACGTTCATGGGTGGTCTGGCGCTGATCGCGCGGGCCGCCGGCCACAAAGTCACCGGTTGCGATGCGGGCGTTTATCCGCCCATGAGCACGCAATTATCCGAACAGGGTATCGAGCTGATCGAAGGCTTTGGCGCGGAACAGTTAGCGCTTAAACCTGACCTGTACGTGATCGGCAATGTGGTCAGCCGTGGCAATCCGTTGATGGAAGCCATTATGGAATCGGGCGCGCGCTATGTATCCGGTCCGCAATGGCTGGGCGACAACATTCTGCCGGGCGCGCATGTGCTGGCGGTGGCGGGCACGCACGGCAAGACCACTACCAGCTCGATGCTGGCCTGGGTGCTTGAGGCTGCGGGCATGGCGCCCAACTTTCTGATCGGCGGCGTAGCCCAAGACTTGCATGTCTCTGCCCGATACGACCCGGCGCGCCGCCCCTTTGTGATCGAAGCGGATGAGTACGACACGGCGTTCTTCGACAAACGCTCCAAGTTTGTCCACTACCGCCCGCGCACCGCCATTCTGAACAACCTGGAATACGATCACGCCGACATCTTTGCCGATCTGGCCGCCATCGAAACGCAATTCCACCACCTGGTACGCACCATCCCGGGTTCCGGCCGCATCGTGCGGCCGGCGCGCTCAGACGCACTGGATCGGGTGATTGCGCGCGGATGCTGGTCGGAAACCGTCACGTTCGGTCCCGATGGCGCCTGGCAGGCCACGGCCCCGGATGCGGACGGAGCGTTCAGCGTGCTGCGCAATGGCGTCACCGCCGGCACCGTCCGCTGGAACTTGAGCGGCGAACACAACCGCATGAACGCGCTGGCGGCGCTGGCCGCGGCCGAGCATGTGGGCGTGCCCGTCGCGCAAGGCATCGATGCGCTGACGCGTTTCGGCGGCGTCAAACGCCGCATGGAACTGCGCGGCACCGTCAACGGCGTGAAGGTCTACGACGACTTTGCCCATCACCCCACTGCTATCGCCACCACGCTGGAAGGCCTGCGCCGGCAGGTTGGCAGCGCGCGCATCCTGGCGGTGCTGGAACCGCGCTCAAACACGATGAAGCTGGGCACCATGGCTGCCCGCCTGCCCGAAGCGCTGGCTGACGCCGATCTGGTGTTCTGCTTCGGCGCTCACAGCGGCAAGCACGCGCTGGGCTGGAACCCGGCAGAAGTATTGGCGCCCTTGGGCGGCCGGGCTTCCAGTTACGATGATATCGGCGCATTGGTTGCCGCCGTGGCGGGCGCCGCCCGTCCGGGCGATCAGGTGCTGGTCATGAGCAACGGCGGGTTTGGCGGCGTGCACGGCAAATTGCTCGACGCCTTGGCGGCGCGCGCCTGATTCCGAACACGACGCACACGAAAGGAACGAAATGATTCTCTATCTTCACGGTTTTCGTTCCTCGCCCGCATCAATGAAGGCGCGCATGATGGCCGACGCCATGGCAGAACGGGGGTTGTCGGCCGACTGGGCCTGCCCGCAACTGCCCGCCAGCCCCCGGGCGGCGATTGAACTGGCCATGGACATTGCCCGCGGCCAATTGGCCGCCGCGCAATCCCCCCGCGAGCTGACCGTGATCGGCTCGTCGCTAGGCGGCTTCTACGCCACCTGGCTCGCCGAACAACTGGGCTGCAAGGCCGTCTTGCTGAACCCGGCTGTCGAGGCCGCCCGGGACCTCGCCACCCAGGTTGGCGAGCACCACCTGTATCATTCCGACGCGCCGTTTGTCTTTCTGCCTGAATATGTAGACGAACTGACGGCTATCCACGCTCCCCGCATCACGCAGCCCGACCGGTATTTCCTGTTGGCGGCGACAGGCGATGAGGTGCTGGATTGGCGTGAAATGCGCGATCGCTACGCGGGTTGCCGACAGCGTATCGTGGAAGGCAGCGACCACGGTTTATCCGATTTTGACCAATGGATGCCCGAAGTGCTTGAATTCGCCCTTGGCGGCAAGCCGGTACTCCCTCAATAATCAGTACCAAACCTCAACACTCTATATAGCTGCGCAAGGCGGCGCCTAAGCGCCGCCCAGGACGATCCCCACCATGTATGTGTTTTACGAAGACGACGGCAGCTTCAAGGCCGGCAATATCCTGTCCGAGACCGACGCCAGCCTTCAGGTGGAATCGGAGTCGGGCAAGCGCAGCAAAATCAAGCGCGCCAACACGCTGTTCAATTTCGCGGCGCCCGAACCCGCTGCGCTGATGAGTCAGGCGGCAGCCGCTGCCGACGCGCTGGACCTGCAATTTTTGTGGGAATGCGCGCCGCAAGAAGATTTCGATACGCCAGCCCTGGCTGCCGACTACTTCGGCCATGCCCCCACGCCCGTGGAACAAGCTGCGTTGCTGATGCGCCTGCACAGCGCGCCGGCCTACTTCCACCGCCGTGGCAAAGGCCGCTACCGCCCTGCCCCGCCCGACATTCTGGCCGCCGCACTGGGCGCGCTGGAAAAAAAGCAGCGCCAGGCCGAGCAGCAGCAAGAATGGGTGGACGAGATGGCCGCAGGCCGCTTGCCCGAACCTATTGCCCAGGTCGCCGAATCCCTGGTGATTCGCCCGGACAAGAACTCGCAACAATGGAAAGCGCTGGACGCTGCCTGCGCAAAGCTGGGCAAGAGTCCGGACCGTCTGCTGCTTGAGCTGGGCGCCTGGCCGCACGCGCTCGCGCTGCACAAGCGCCGCTTCCTGGCGGTGAATTTCCCGCGCGGGCTGGAATTCCCGGAGCTGGAACTTCCGCCGATCGACCGCGAACTGCCGCTGTCGGACGCTGAAATCTATTCCGTGGACGACGTCACCACCACCGAAATCGACGACGCGCTGTCTGTCACCACGCTGCCCGATGGCCGCCTGCGTGTCGGCGTGCACGTAGCTGCCCCCGGCCTGACCGTGACGCGCGACAGTGAGTTCGACAAGCTGGCCCGCGCCCGCCTGTCCACCGTCTACATGCCGGGCGACAAGATTCCGATGCAGCCGGACAACGTCATCAAGGCGTTCTCGCTGGATGCCGGCCGTGAGGTCCCGGTGTTGTCGCTGTATGTGGTGGCCGACCCCGAAACGGGTGAAGTCATCGAATCCGAAACGCGTTTGGAACGTGTTGTGGTGCGCGAAAACCTGCGTCACAACATGCTGGACGCCCAGGTCACGGAAGCCAGTCTGGCCGATCCGTCGGCCGAGCTGCCCTATGGCCATTGGCTGCGTCCGCTGTGGAAGCTGGCGCAAGCCCTGTCCGCGCAGCGTGAGAACGTGCGTGGCAAGCCCGAGAACAATTCGCGGGTGGAATACAGCTTCTACCTGGACGGCAACCCGGACGACCCCGACACCCCCGTGCGGCTGGTGCCGCGCCAGCGCAATGCGCCGCTGGACCGGATGGTGGCCGAGTACATGATTCTGGCGAACAACCTGTGGGGCGGTCTGCTGAACCAGCACGGCGTGCCCGGCATTTATCGTTCGCAGCAGGCTGGCCGTGTGCGCATGAGCACGCAAGCCCTGCCGCACGAAGCCATCGGCGTGCCGCAATACGCCTGGAGCACGTCGCCGCTGCGCCGCTATGTTGATCTGGTCAACCAGTGGCAGCTGATTGCCGCCGTGGAGCACGGCGTATCAGCGCGTCTGGTGGCGCCGTTCAAACCGCGTGATCCGGATCTGTTCGCGATCATCGGCGCGTTCGATGCGCAGTACGCCGCCTGGGCGGAGTTCCAGAGTGCGATGGAGCGCTACTGGTGCCTGCGCTGGTTGAAGCAGCACAACATCACCCGGACGGTGGCCCACGTCTTGCGCGACGATCTGGTGCGGCTCGCGAATGCGCCGCTGGTGACTCGGGTTGGCGGGATGCCGGAGTTGGAGCGGGGGACGGCTGTGGAGATTGATATTTTGGGGATGGATGAGTTGGGGTTGGAGTTGGATTGCCGGTATGGGGGGGAGGTTGCTGCTGCTGTGGGTGGGCAGGAGTAGCGTCTTTTTTCGTCGGCGGGGCGTCTTCGTAGGCGGGGCTTCGTAGGCGGGGCTTCGTAGGCGGGGCTTCGTAGGCGGGGCTTCGTAGGCCGCCCCTCGCCGCAGGCGCCGTGACTGCTCGCGCCCGCGATTGCGGTCCGGAGCCTTCGCTCCGGACTGCCCCTTCGTCATCTTCGTCCAGGCCTGCGGCCTTCCCTTCAGATTCCCTCGGGCGCATCGAGGTTGCTCGCAGCCACGTCGCCCGCGTCAAGGGGCTCTCGCTGTCTTAAGCCGTTGCGCTGCTAGGTTCGCGTTTACTGACGAGTTTTGCGTTGCCCGCCTCTGCGGCCGCCCGGGCGGCGCGCTATCGGCCTACGCGTTGGGGTGCGTCGGGGCGGTGGGCGCTTCGCGCTTGCGCGGAGCGGTTTGCGATTGTCCTGCCGGTACGGTGGTGGTGAAAAGCGATGGGTGGCGCGCGTTGGGATGGTGTTTGCGCATGCTGATCTGATCGCGCGCCGCCCATCGGTTCTGATGGCGATCATCTTGCATCTTAGATTTTGATTGTCCTTGATGGGGCTGTGGATTTGCGCGGCTTTCTCTTGTGCAATCTGCATTGCCGTCGCGGGCAATTGCCCGCTGCGTGCATAGTGCCCTTACACTCCCGGAAAAAACCAACAACATCCGGAGGAACAAGATGCGCATTTTGCTGGTCGAGGACAATCTCGATCTGGGCGATGCCGTGGAAAGCAAGTTGCGGCTGGCTGGACACAGTGTGCAGTGGGTGCATGACGGGCTGGCGGCGTTGCGGTGGGGGCTGGACGAGACCTGGGACGCGCTGGTGCTGGATATCAATTTGCCTGGCAAGGATGGGTTTTCGGTCATACGTGAATTGCGTGCCGCCGGGCTGGAAGCGCCTGTGCTGGTGATGACTGCACGCGCTGAAATCGAAGACAAGATCGATATGCTGGATCTGGGCGCGGATGACTATCTGGTCAAGCCGTTTGATTTGCGTGAACTGGAAGCGCGGTTGCGGGCGCTGATGCGCCGACCCGCCGGGCAGACCAGCAGCACCACGACTTATGGCAATCTCAGCCTGGATCTGGCGGGGCGCAGCGTCATGTTGTCGGGCGCGCCTTTGGAGCTGGGGCGGCGGGAGTTTCGGTTGCTTGAGATTCTGTTGGGCCGGATCGGGCAGACGGTTGCCAAGGAACGGCTGATGAATCAGCTGTTTGATCTGGACGATGGCTCGCTGAACGCGCTGGAGCTTTTGATATCGCGATTGCGCAAGAAGCTGGCAGGCGCGTCGATTGATATCGTTACCGTGCGCGGCGTTGGTTATCAGGCCCGCAGCCATGAGCATCCCTGAAAGCGCCTCGATCCGCCGCCGCGTCTTCACGTTGGGCGTGGTGTTGCTGGCGTGCGCGCTGATCGGCCTGGTGTTTTTTTTGCGCGGTTATGCGCAACGCGCGGCCGAGCAGGCATTTGACCGGCTGCTGGCGGCGTCGGCGCTGACGATCGCAGGGTCCGTGCAGATCGAAGATGACGGCGTGACCGTCGAGCCGCCCGTTTCGTCGCTGGCGATGCTGTCGGGCAGTGAGCGTGTGTTTTATGAGGCGCGCGCGTCCAATGGGCGGCTGATCACTGGTTACGCCGATCTGGCTCCCAACCTGCCGCTGGCGCAGGCAGCGACGCCGGTGTTCGCGTATGTGACCTATCACGACGAAGCGGTGCGCGTAGCGACTGTGGGGCGGCTTGTGTCCGCCAGCCAGCATGCGGGCTGGGTGACGGTGCGCGTGGCTGAAACGCTGGGCTCGCGTGAAGAACTGGCCAACGAAATTTTGGGGCGTGGCGTTCTGCCCTTGTTGATTGTGTCGCTGGTCGCCTTGGGTCTGCTGTGGTTCGGTGTGCAGCGTGCATTTGCGCCATTGGCCGTGCTGGAGCGCGACCTGCGCACTCGCGCGCCCGAAGACCTGACGCCGCTGACCACGCCCGTGCCGCGGGAGGTGCACAGTCTGGTGCAGGCGTTGAACGCCTTCATGCAGCGCCTTTCCATCATCATGGATACCTTGAACACGCTGGTGGCCGACGCCACGCACCAGGTCCGCACACCGCTTGCCTCTTTGCGCGCGCAGGCCGAGGTGGCGCTTGAGGAAACCGATCCGGCGCGCCTGCGCGAACGCATCGGCCGCATACATCTGAATGCCACGCATGCCAGCCAGTTGATCAATCAGTTGCTGATGGACGCCACCATTACGCACCGCCTGGGCAAAGGGCCGCGGGAGCCGGTGGGGGTGGCGGAGACCATCAACGAAACGCGGCGCCGCATCGGCCCCGTGGAAGCTGGTCGGCTACGCATCGAGATCGCTCCGGAAGTCCGCCGCGCGCGTATTGCCGGTGACCGCGTGGCATTGCGTGAAATGCTGCGCAATCTGGTGGATAACGCGCTGCGCTACGCGCCGGATGGCACCGTGGATATACAAGCGACGCCGGTCGCGGGGTTTCGCGTGGCGCTGACAGTGTCTGATCGCGGGCCGGGGATTTCTGACGATGAGAAAGAAGCCGTGCAGCAGCGCTTTACCCGAGGGCGGGCCGGTCAATCTCAGTCCGGGTCTGGCTTGGGGCTGGCTATCGTGCGATCTGTAGCAATGGCCCATGGCGGGTCGTTGTGGCTGCACGACCGGCCGGGCGGCGGGCTGTCCGCACGCGTCATTCTGCCTCTGGCCCCGCAGCAAGCGGCTCGCCATCTTTCGGTGTGGCTGGGCGCGGCTTGCACGGCGCTGATGTTGTGGGCGGCGCCGCCCAATACCGCGCAGGCGGCGGATCTTGAAGAGATCGTCACGCACTACCCCGCGCCGCAGCCCACATCGCGCACGCTGGTTATCGCGGGGCCCACCGATACGCCTGTCGTCGCGCCGCTGATCCAGGGCTTTCAGTCATTGCGGCCGGATGTCTCTGTAACCTACCGCGAGATCGGCAGCCGGGAGCTGTACGAAGCCACGATCGACGGGCGGCTGGCCAATGTGGACGTGCTGATGAGCTCGGCCTCGGATCTGCAAATCCGGCTGGCCAATGACGGCTACGCGCTGAGTTATGCGTCGCCTTACGCTCCCAAGCTGCCATCGTGGGCGGTATGGCGTAACGAGGTTTACGGCTTTACGTTCGAACCGGCGGTGATCGTCTACAACCCCAAGCGTTTTACGGAAGCCACTGTGCCCAGATCGCGTCAAGATCTGCTGCGCCTGCTGGAACGCGAACAGGCCAGTCTGCACGGCCGGGTCGGCACCTACGACATCGCAGCGAGCAGTGTCGGTTATCTGCTGGCAGAGCAAGACGAGTTGGTGTCCTCGAATTTCTGGGGGCTGGCCAACGCGATGGGGCAAGTGGGCGTGCGTCTGTCGCCAACCACCGCTCAGATCCTGGACGCCATTGAGAACGACGAGATGGACCTGGGCTACAACATCCTGGGGTCTTATGCGCTGTCGCGCCAAGCTGCCGGCAGCAAAATCGGCGTGGTCTTTCCGCAGGACTATGTCCTGGTGCTGGCGCGTTCCGTGCTGATTTCACGGCGTGCGCCCAGCCCCGATCTGGCGCGGGCGCTGGTGGACTGGCTTTTGTCGCCTGCGGGCCAGCAAGTAGCATCCAGCCATGCGGCGCTGGGTTCCATCATGGAAGACACGCCAGGGCGCTGGACGTCCGAAGCCGTGCTGGCGCGCTCGCGCGGCATCGTGCAGCCGGTGGTGCTGAGCCCTGCTTTGCTGGTCGGGTTGGATCAACGGCGTCATTCGCGCTTTGTACAAAACTGGGTCCGGCTGGTGACGGATACGCCCAAGCGGCCGTAGTGCATTGCGGGCGGCAGCGCTGCTGCTGCGCCGCATCAAACCGCCGTGGTTTGCCACGGCCTGCCCGCACGGCGATCACATACGCCCGGGATTACCCCTAGCTGACTAAGGTCTCCATGACAGGACGACGACAGACGCTGCCTCCTAAGATGGGCGCACGCTGGACCCAGATCCTGCTCACACAAATTCCAATCGGAGACAACACCCATGCTTGCCAAGTCCCAACTGGCGGCCGCTTGCGCCGCTGCATTCGC of Achromobacter seleniivolatilans contains these proteins:
- the aroQ gene encoding type II 3-dehydroquinate dehydratase; its protein translation is MAQNILVLHGPNLNLLGTREPHIYGSLTLPQINERLELLAGELGATLTAWQGNHEGALVDRIQAARQDGTDFIIINAAAYTHTSVAIRDALAGVAIPFIEVHLSNLYKREPFRHHSYLSDLAVGLISGLGADGYEAALRYAARH
- a CDS encoding TlpA family protein disulfide reductase, yielding MNRRLLLSAGVAVAATVAGGYTLLGRKTQTPAAPADAGDPVAALMQLQLPDLNGATHSLAGWKGQPMVVNFWATWCAPCVKEMPELDALQKKYPNIRFVGIGVDSAANMQKFVEKVQVSYPLWVIGAGAIDTLRKLGNPSGGLPFTIVFNADGGINRKILGEIQPGDLDQTLSGLKA
- the mpl gene encoding UDP-N-acetylmuramate:L-alanyl-gamma-D-glutamyl-meso-diaminopimelate ligase; amino-acid sequence: MHLHILGICGTFMGGLALIARAAGHKVTGCDAGVYPPMSTQLSEQGIELIEGFGAEQLALKPDLYVIGNVVSRGNPLMEAIMESGARYVSGPQWLGDNILPGAHVLAVAGTHGKTTTSSMLAWVLEAAGMAPNFLIGGVAQDLHVSARYDPARRPFVIEADEYDTAFFDKRSKFVHYRPRTAILNNLEYDHADIFADLAAIETQFHHLVRTIPGSGRIVRPARSDALDRVIARGCWSETVTFGPDGAWQATAPDADGAFSVLRNGVTAGTVRWNLSGEHNRMNALAALAAAEHVGVPVAQGIDALTRFGGVKRRMELRGTVNGVKVYDDFAHHPTAIATTLEGLRRQVGSARILAVLEPRSNTMKLGTMAARLPEALADADLVFCFGAHSGKHALGWNPAEVLAPLGGRASSYDDIGALVAAVAGAARPGDQVLVMSNGGFGGVHGKLLDALAARA
- a CDS encoding YqiA/YcfP family alpha/beta fold hydrolase — its product is MILYLHGFRSSPASMKARMMADAMAERGLSADWACPQLPASPRAAIELAMDIARGQLAAAQSPRELTVIGSSLGGFYATWLAEQLGCKAVLLNPAVEAARDLATQVGEHHLYHSDAPFVFLPEYVDELTAIHAPRITQPDRYFLLAATGDEVLDWREMRDRYAGCRQRIVEGSDHGLSDFDQWMPEVLEFALGGKPVLPQ
- a CDS encoding ribonuclease catalytic domain-containing protein, yielding MYVFYEDDGSFKAGNILSETDASLQVESESGKRSKIKRANTLFNFAAPEPAALMSQAAAAADALDLQFLWECAPQEDFDTPALAADYFGHAPTPVEQAALLMRLHSAPAYFHRRGKGRYRPAPPDILAAALGALEKKQRQAEQQQEWVDEMAAGRLPEPIAQVAESLVIRPDKNSQQWKALDAACAKLGKSPDRLLLELGAWPHALALHKRRFLAVNFPRGLEFPELELPPIDRELPLSDAEIYSVDDVTTTEIDDALSVTTLPDGRLRVGVHVAAPGLTVTRDSEFDKLARARLSTVYMPGDKIPMQPDNVIKAFSLDAGREVPVLSLYVVADPETGEVIESETRLERVVVRENLRHNMLDAQVTEASLADPSAELPYGHWLRPLWKLAQALSAQRENVRGKPENNSRVEYSFYLDGNPDDPDTPVRLVPRQRNAPLDRMVAEYMILANNLWGGLLNQHGVPGIYRSQQAGRVRMSTQALPHEAIGVPQYAWSTSPLRRYVDLVNQWQLIAAVEHGVSARLVAPFKPRDPDLFAIIGAFDAQYAAWAEFQSAMERYWCLRWLKQHNITRTVAHVLRDDLVRLANAPLVTRVGGMPELERGTAVEIDILGMDELGLELDCRYGGEVAAAVGGQE
- a CDS encoding response regulator transcription factor translates to MRILLVEDNLDLGDAVESKLRLAGHSVQWVHDGLAALRWGLDETWDALVLDINLPGKDGFSVIRELRAAGLEAPVLVMTARAEIEDKIDMLDLGADDYLVKPFDLRELEARLRALMRRPAGQTSSTTTYGNLSLDLAGRSVMLSGAPLELGRREFRLLEILLGRIGQTVAKERLMNQLFDLDDGSLNALELLISRLRKKLAGASIDIVTVRGVGYQARSHEHP
- a CDS encoding sensor histidine kinase; this encodes MSIPESASIRRRVFTLGVVLLACALIGLVFFLRGYAQRAAEQAFDRLLAASALTIAGSVQIEDDGVTVEPPVSSLAMLSGSERVFYEARASNGRLITGYADLAPNLPLAQAATPVFAYVTYHDEAVRVATVGRLVSASQHAGWVTVRVAETLGSREELANEILGRGVLPLLIVSLVALGLLWFGVQRAFAPLAVLERDLRTRAPEDLTPLTTPVPREVHSLVQALNAFMQRLSIIMDTLNTLVADATHQVRTPLASLRAQAEVALEETDPARLRERIGRIHLNATHASQLINQLLMDATITHRLGKGPREPVGVAETINETRRRIGPVEAGRLRIEIAPEVRRARIAGDRVALREMLRNLVDNALRYAPDGTVDIQATPVAGFRVALTVSDRGPGISDDEKEAVQQRFTRGRAGQSQSGSGLGLAIVRSVAMAHGGSLWLHDRPGGGLSARVILPLAPQQAARHLSVWLGAACTALMLWAAPPNTAQAADLEEIVTHYPAPQPTSRTLVIAGPTDTPVVAPLIQGFQSLRPDVSVTYREIGSRELYEATIDGRLANVDVLMSSASDLQIRLANDGYALSYASPYAPKLPSWAVWRNEVYGFTFEPAVIVYNPKRFTEATVPRSRQDLLRLLEREQASLHGRVGTYDIAASSVGYLLAEQDELVSSNFWGLANAMGQVGVRLSPTTAQILDAIENDEMDLGYNILGSYALSRQAAGSKIGVVFPQDYVLVLARSVLISRRAPSPDLARALVDWLLSPAGQQVASSHAALGSIMEDTPGRWTSEAVLARSRGIVQPVVLSPALLVGLDQRRHSRFVQNWVRLVTDTPKRP